Proteins encoded within one genomic window of Amorphoplanes friuliensis DSM 7358:
- the asnB gene encoding asparagine synthase (glutamine-hydrolyzing): protein MCGLSVFVSSRPHAGVPDPASAAAFAAALDTMHHRGPDDTQVEFGDGLAFGFKRLAIVDVAESRQPAHYPADGPQAGRWTVVFNGEIYNYRELRADLIREHQATFATQGDTEVLAAAFHYWGAAALPRLRGMFAFVAYDHWTGTVHAVRDPFGIKPLYLLETADGLFIASERKALLPFSGDSGAALDTDALAHYLTLQYVPDPLTLHRHVRRLPPGHRMTWTPGGGQRLHRYFRPSLRPLNVRPDAAIHAIRDSLRDSVRKHLHAEVPVGAFLSSGVDSSAIVALAAEVKPDLHAFTAGFAHEGYSEIEIAQDTANQLGVRLTPTVVTEDDVIRELPRIVQLLDDPVADPSLVPLYFLAETASRYVTVVLSGEGSDELFGGYTIYREPMSLAGIERLPAGMKRGLRNLSKVIPEGVKGHSFLERGTTPIEERYYGNARIFSPAEKAELMRFTADPHTTITASLYAETADVDDVASMQYVDLHTWLPGDILAKADRMSMAHSLELRVPFLDQAVYAAAAGLPTELKLPAGNRTTKWALREAMRGIVPESVRDRRKLGFPTPTRLWLKGDIGDWIADLMDRSPTGHLLDLGYAQRLLADHRAGVADNSRKVWTVAMFCLWHAITVEKAIDPSPARPAVAAA, encoded by the coding sequence ATGTGTGGACTGAGCGTCTTCGTGAGCAGCCGCCCGCACGCCGGTGTGCCGGACCCCGCGTCGGCCGCCGCGTTCGCCGCGGCGCTGGACACGATGCACCACCGCGGGCCCGACGACACGCAGGTGGAGTTCGGCGACGGGCTGGCGTTCGGCTTCAAGCGGCTGGCCATCGTCGACGTCGCGGAGAGCCGCCAGCCGGCGCACTACCCGGCCGACGGGCCGCAGGCGGGCCGCTGGACCGTGGTGTTCAACGGCGAGATCTACAACTACCGGGAGCTGCGGGCCGACCTGATCCGGGAGCACCAGGCGACGTTCGCGACCCAGGGTGACACCGAGGTCCTGGCGGCGGCGTTCCACTACTGGGGTGCGGCGGCGCTGCCCCGGCTGCGCGGCATGTTCGCCTTCGTCGCGTACGACCACTGGACCGGGACGGTGCACGCGGTCCGCGACCCGTTCGGCATCAAGCCGCTGTACCTGCTGGAGACCGCGGACGGGCTGTTCATCGCCAGTGAGCGCAAGGCGCTGCTGCCGTTCAGCGGTGACTCGGGGGCGGCGCTGGACACCGACGCCCTCGCGCACTACCTGACCCTGCAGTACGTGCCGGACCCGTTGACCCTGCACCGGCACGTGCGACGGCTGCCGCCGGGGCACCGGATGACCTGGACCCCCGGCGGCGGCCAGCGCCTGCACCGGTACTTCCGGCCGTCGCTGCGCCCGCTGAACGTGCGGCCGGACGCGGCGATCCACGCGATCCGCGACTCGTTGCGGGACAGCGTGCGCAAGCACCTGCACGCCGAGGTTCCGGTCGGGGCGTTCCTGTCCAGCGGTGTCGACTCGTCCGCGATCGTCGCGCTGGCCGCCGAGGTGAAGCCGGATCTGCACGCGTTCACGGCGGGCTTCGCCCACGAGGGCTACTCGGAGATCGAGATCGCCCAGGACACCGCGAACCAGCTCGGTGTGCGGCTGACGCCGACCGTGGTCACCGAGGACGACGTGATCCGCGAGCTGCCCCGGATCGTGCAGCTGCTCGACGACCCGGTCGCCGACCCGTCGCTGGTCCCGCTCTACTTCCTGGCCGAGACCGCGTCCCGCTACGTCACGGTGGTGCTGTCCGGTGAGGGCTCGGACGAGCTGTTCGGCGGTTACACGATCTACCGCGAGCCCATGTCGCTCGCGGGCATCGAGCGCCTGCCCGCCGGCATGAAGCGCGGCCTGCGCAACCTGTCCAAGGTCATCCCCGAGGGCGTCAAGGGCCACAGCTTCCTGGAGCGCGGCACCACCCCCATCGAGGAGCGTTACTACGGCAACGCCCGCATCTTCTCCCCCGCGGAGAAGGCCGAGCTGATGCGTTTCACGGCCGACCCCCACACCACCATCACCGCCTCCCTGTACGCCGAGACGGCCGACGTCGACGACGTGGCGTCGATGCAGTACGTGGACCTGCACACCTGGCTGCCCGGTGACATCCTGGCCAAGGCCGACCGGATGTCGATGGCGCACTCGCTGGAGCTGCGCGTCCCGTTCCTGGACCAGGCGGTCTACGCGGCGGCCGCGGGCCTGCCGACCGAGCTGAAGCTGCCGGCGGGCAACCGGACGACCAAGTGGGCGCTGCGCGAGGCGATGCGGGGCATCGTGCCCGAGTCGGTGCGTGACCGCCGCAAGCTGGGCTTCCCGACCCCGACCCGGCTGTGGCTCAAGGGTGACATCGGCGACTGGATCGCCGACCTGATGGACCGTTCGCCGACCGGTCACCTGCTCGACCTCGGTTACGCCCAGCGCCTGCTGGCCGACCACCGTGCGGGTGTCGCGGACAACTCGCGCAAGGTCTGGACCGTGGCGATGTTCTGCCTGTGGCACGCGATCACCGTCGAGAAGGCGATCGACCCGTCACCGGCCCGTCCGGCGGTCGCCGCGGCGTGA
- a CDS encoding response regulator transcription factor: MTARILVADDDPKHAQLIRLYLEREGHQVLTVGDGRAALEQARARKPDLVILDIMMPLVDGLDVCRILRAESSIAILLVTARSSENDMLLGLDIGADDYLAKPVSPRELTARVRALLRRIGATDTNAATLRVGALEVDAGRFEVRVGGEPVNLTAKEFGIVELLAREPGRVFTRGQIIDKTFGFEQEVSERTVDAHVVNLRRKIEENPAEPRYVQTVYGRGYRMAEQ; this comes from the coding sequence GTGACCGCACGCATCCTGGTGGCCGACGACGACCCGAAGCACGCCCAGCTCATCCGGCTCTATCTCGAGCGGGAAGGGCACCAGGTGCTCACGGTGGGTGACGGGCGTGCCGCGCTGGAGCAGGCCCGGGCCCGCAAGCCCGACCTGGTCATCCTCGACATCATGATGCCGCTGGTCGACGGTCTCGACGTCTGCCGCATCCTGCGCGCCGAATCGTCCATCGCCATCCTGCTCGTCACCGCCCGCTCGTCGGAGAACGACATGCTGCTCGGTCTCGACATCGGCGCCGACGACTACCTGGCCAAACCGGTCAGCCCGCGCGAGCTCACCGCCCGCGTCCGGGCCCTGCTCCGCCGCATCGGCGCCACCGACACGAACGCCGCCACGCTGCGGGTCGGCGCGCTCGAGGTCGACGCCGGCCGCTTCGAGGTCCGGGTCGGCGGTGAGCCGGTCAACCTCACCGCGAAGGAGTTCGGCATCGTCGAGCTGCTCGCCCGCGAGCCGGGACGCGTCTTCACCCGCGGCCAGATCATCGACAAGACGTTCGGCTTCGAGCAGGAGGTCTCCGAGCGTACGGTCGACGCCCACGTGGTCAACCTGCGCCGCAAGATCGAGGAGAACCCGGCCGAGCCGCGGTACGTGCAGACCGTCTACGGCCGGGGGTACAGGATGGCCGAGCAGTGA
- a CDS encoding sensor histidine kinase, with the protein MSFRLRIFLLVVAVAVTAIGATAWLTLSLTSREVTRAQESSEKHATEIRDAIERYGVTHGRWNGLDTLVRELSERTGLHIQVSTTPSDQPIVDSDNLAGRASGPLQAVPISVEPRPKLSISNALFADSKSADIMFLKLNGRISPDTPIAPRNLFGAEPRDPYRGSPIALMLRQLAQYRAGLVAVRCIADENPGQPDALALDSAPYLSKAQITTYSACVKRASVKVLEDTAWLADNWRTFAACATTQGALGREGCMTATFFDGAGSTSAVAVEVFLGAPTGAAIEDLGRPAVLGAAGLIVVALIGTAWIARRVSRPVNRLTFASLLLAGGKLDVRVPANGRGELAQLSSSFNAMAEAVQRSEERQRRLVADVAHELRTPLSNLRGYLEGLSDGVVEPSRDLFASLHEETLLQGRILDDLQVLALAEAGNLGYTRTPVDLADLVGNGSTAHRAVAKEAGIALTVDVPAPVRVEADPDRLRQVLGNLLTNAIRYTDAGGHVLVRVREEASEAVLTVEDTGVGMTEADLSRVFDRFWRADPARQRATGGTGLGMTIAHRIVTDHGGRIEVTSELGKGTKFTVHLPIATATVSAGRRR; encoded by the coding sequence GTGAGTTTCCGCCTGCGGATCTTCCTGCTGGTGGTGGCGGTGGCCGTCACCGCGATCGGGGCGACCGCCTGGCTGACGCTCAGCCTCACCTCCCGTGAGGTGACCCGCGCCCAGGAGTCGTCGGAGAAACACGCGACCGAGATCCGCGACGCCATCGAACGGTACGGCGTCACCCACGGCCGTTGGAACGGTCTCGACACGCTCGTCCGGGAGCTCTCCGAGCGGACCGGCCTCCACATCCAGGTGAGCACCACCCCCAGCGACCAGCCGATCGTCGACTCGGACAACCTCGCGGGCCGCGCCTCCGGACCGCTGCAGGCCGTCCCGATCTCGGTCGAGCCCCGCCCGAAGCTCAGCATCTCGAACGCGCTGTTCGCCGACAGCAAGTCCGCGGACATCATGTTCCTCAAGCTGAACGGCCGGATCTCGCCGGACACACCGATCGCGCCGAGGAACCTGTTCGGCGCCGAGCCCCGGGACCCGTACCGCGGCTCGCCGATCGCGCTGATGCTGCGCCAGCTCGCGCAGTACCGGGCCGGGCTGGTCGCCGTGCGCTGCATCGCGGACGAGAACCCCGGCCAGCCCGACGCGCTCGCCCTGGACAGTGCGCCTTACCTGAGCAAGGCCCAGATCACGACGTATTCCGCCTGCGTCAAGCGGGCCTCCGTCAAGGTCCTCGAGGACACCGCCTGGCTGGCGGACAACTGGCGTACCTTCGCCGCCTGCGCGACCACCCAGGGCGCGCTGGGCCGGGAGGGCTGCATGACGGCGACCTTCTTCGACGGCGCCGGCAGCACCTCCGCGGTGGCCGTCGAGGTCTTCCTCGGCGCCCCGACCGGCGCCGCCATCGAGGACCTCGGCCGGCCGGCCGTCCTGGGAGCTGCCGGCCTCATCGTGGTGGCCCTCATCGGTACGGCGTGGATCGCGCGCCGCGTCAGCCGGCCCGTCAACCGCCTCACCTTCGCGTCGCTGCTCCTGGCCGGGGGCAAGCTCGACGTCCGCGTACCGGCGAACGGGCGGGGTGAGCTCGCCCAGCTGTCGTCGTCCTTCAACGCCATGGCCGAGGCCGTGCAGCGCAGCGAGGAACGCCAGCGCCGCCTGGTCGCCGACGTCGCCCACGAGCTGCGCACACCGCTGTCGAACCTCCGCGGCTACCTCGAAGGCCTCTCCGACGGGGTGGTCGAGCCGAGCCGCGACCTCTTCGCGTCGCTGCACGAGGAGACGCTCCTGCAGGGCCGCATCCTCGACGACCTGCAGGTCCTGGCCCTGGCCGAGGCGGGCAACCTCGGGTACACCCGGACCCCGGTGGACCTCGCGGACCTGGTCGGCAACGGCTCGACGGCCCACCGGGCGGTCGCGAAGGAGGCGGGCATCGCCCTGACCGTCGACGTCCCGGCCCCCGTCCGGGTCGAGGCCGACCCCGACCGCCTCCGCCAGGTCCTCGGCAACCTGCTCACCAACGCCATCCGGTACACCGATGCGGGCGGCCACGTCCTGGTCCGCGTCCGCGAGGAGGCCTCGGAGGCGGTCCTGACCGTCGAGGACACCGGCGTGGGCATGACGGAGGCCGACCTGTCCCGCGTCTTCGACCGCTTCTGGCGGGCCGACCCGGCCCGTCAGCGCGCCACCGGCGGCACCGGCCTGGGCATGACCATCGCGCACCGCATCGTCACCGACCACGGCGGCCGCATCGAGGTCACCAGCGAACTCGGCAAGGGCACCAAATTCACGGTGCACCTGCCGATTGCCACGGCGACCGTCAGTGCGGGCCGACGGCGATGA
- a CDS encoding DEAD/DEAH box helicase, translated as MTLTERLPASAEPDAVFDAFQTWVAEQGLSLYSHQEEALIEIATGANVILNTPTGSGKSLVATGAHFMALADKRTTFYTAPIKALVSEKFFALCRIFGAHNVGMLTGDANVNSDAPIICCTAEILANLALREGAAADVGQVVMDEFHFYAEPDRGWAWQVPLIELPQAQFILMSATLGDTTRFVDDLARRTGRPTAVVSNTERPVPLIFQYAMTPLHETIEELLTTKQAPVYIVHFTQASALERAQSLMSINMCTRAEKDAIAAAIGSFRFTAGFGRTLSRLVRHGIGVHHAGMLPKYRRLVETLAQAGLLKVICGTDTLGVGINVPIRTVLFTGLSKYDGVRTRLLKAREFHQIAGRAGRAGFDTVGTVIVQAPEHVIDNERMLAKAGDDPKKRRKVVRKKPPEGTIGWGQPTFDRLVAADPEPLTSSFGVSHAMLLNVLARGGDPFAAMRHLLTDNHEEPAAQRRHIRRALAIARALLAGGVIERVVTPDGVRYSLTEDLQLDFALNQALSPFALACLELLDKESPEYPLDVVSVIEATLEDPRQVLSAQQFKAKGEAVNAMKAEGIEYDQRMELLEEVTYPKPLLPLLEGAYETYRQGHPWVADYEIKPKAVVRDMYERAMTFTEYVSFYGLSRSEGLVLRYLADAFRALRQTVPEDARTEELTDLIEWLGELVRQVDSSLLDEWERLRNPGAEVVEVSPLDDKPPAVTRNVRAFRVLVRNAMFRRVELFALRRAEDLGELDAESGWNTDRWIEALEDYYAEYPVVGTGPSARGPALLQIETTPAMWKVRQIFEDPEGDQDWGIEAEVDLEASDEIGAAAIRIIAVGPH; from the coding sequence ATGACGCTGACCGAACGCCTGCCCGCTTCCGCCGAACCCGATGCCGTTTTCGACGCCTTTCAGACCTGGGTCGCCGAGCAGGGGCTGAGCCTCTACTCGCATCAGGAGGAGGCGCTCATCGAGATCGCCACCGGGGCGAACGTCATCCTGAACACCCCCACGGGGTCGGGGAAGAGCCTGGTGGCGACGGGCGCGCACTTCATGGCGCTGGCGGACAAGCGGACGACCTTCTACACCGCGCCGATCAAGGCGCTGGTCAGTGAGAAGTTCTTCGCCCTGTGCAGGATATTCGGCGCGCACAACGTCGGCATGCTGACCGGTGACGCCAACGTCAACTCGGATGCACCGATCATCTGCTGCACCGCGGAGATCCTCGCGAATCTTGCGCTGCGGGAGGGCGCCGCCGCGGATGTCGGCCAGGTGGTCATGGACGAGTTCCACTTCTATGCGGAGCCGGATCGCGGCTGGGCGTGGCAGGTGCCGCTGATCGAGCTGCCGCAGGCGCAGTTCATCCTGATGTCGGCGACGCTGGGCGACACGACACGGTTCGTCGACGATCTGGCGCGGCGGACCGGGCGGCCGACCGCCGTGGTCAGCAACACCGAGCGGCCGGTCCCGCTGATCTTCCAGTACGCGATGACGCCGCTGCACGAGACGATCGAGGAGCTGCTCACCACGAAGCAGGCGCCGGTCTACATCGTGCACTTCACGCAGGCGTCCGCCCTGGAACGCGCGCAGTCGCTGATGAGCATCAACATGTGCACCCGCGCCGAGAAGGATGCGATCGCCGCGGCCATCGGCAGTTTCCGGTTCACCGCGGGTTTCGGGCGCACGCTGTCGCGGCTGGTGCGGCACGGCATCGGGGTGCACCACGCCGGCATGCTGCCGAAGTACCGCCGGCTCGTCGAGACTCTCGCGCAGGCGGGCCTGCTCAAGGTCATCTGCGGTACGGACACGCTCGGTGTCGGCATCAACGTGCCCATCCGGACCGTGCTGTTCACGGGACTGTCCAAGTACGACGGGGTGCGTACGCGTCTGCTCAAGGCCCGGGAGTTCCACCAGATCGCCGGGCGGGCGGGCCGGGCGGGTTTCGACACGGTCGGCACGGTCATCGTGCAGGCGCCGGAGCACGTGATCGACAACGAGCGGATGCTGGCCAAGGCCGGCGACGACCCGAAGAAGCGCCGCAAGGTGGTCCGGAAGAAGCCGCCGGAGGGCACGATCGGCTGGGGTCAGCCGACCTTCGACCGGCTGGTCGCCGCCGATCCGGAGCCGCTGACGTCGTCGTTCGGGGTGTCGCACGCGATGCTGCTGAACGTCCTGGCCCGCGGCGGTGACCCGTTCGCGGCGATGCGGCACCTGCTGACCGACAACCACGAGGAGCCGGCCGCGCAGCGCCGGCACATCCGCCGGGCTCTCGCGATCGCCCGGGCGCTGCTCGCCGGTGGTGTCATCGAGCGGGTGGTGACCCCGGACGGCGTGCGGTACAGCCTGACCGAGGACCTGCAGCTGGACTTCGCCCTGAACCAGGCGCTGTCACCGTTCGCCCTGGCCTGCCTGGAGCTGCTCGACAAGGAGTCGCCGGAGTACCCGCTGGATGTCGTCTCGGTGATCGAGGCGACGCTGGAGGACCCGCGGCAGGTGCTCTCGGCGCAGCAGTTCAAGGCCAAGGGTGAGGCCGTCAACGCCATGAAGGCCGAGGGCATCGAGTACGACCAGCGCATGGAGCTCCTCGAGGAGGTCACCTACCCGAAGCCGCTGCTGCCGCTGCTCGAGGGCGCGTACGAGACGTACCGGCAGGGCCACCCGTGGGTCGCCGACTACGAGATCAAGCCCAAGGCCGTCGTCCGGGACATGTACGAGCGGGCGATGACGTTCACCGAGTACGTGTCGTTCTACGGGCTGTCGCGCTCCGAGGGGCTGGTGCTGCGCTATCTCGCGGACGCGTTCCGGGCCCTGCGCCAGACGGTGCCGGAGGACGCCCGTACGGAGGAACTGACCGACCTGATCGAGTGGCTGGGTGAGCTGGTGCGCCAGGTCGACTCCAGCCTGCTCGACGAGTGGGAGCGCCTGCGCAACCCGGGCGCCGAGGTGGTCGAGGTCTCGCCGCTGGACGACAAGCCGCCGGCGGTCACCCGCAACGTCCGCGCCTTCCGGGTGCTGGTCCGCAACGCGATGTTCCGCCGCGTGGAGCTCTTCGCGTTGCGCCGTGCCGAGGACCTGGGCGAGCTCGACGCCGAGTCCGGCTGGAACACCGACCGCTGGATCGAGGCCCTCGAGGACTACTACGCCGAATATCCGGTGGTCGGCACCGGCCCGTCGGCGCGCGGTCCGGCGCTGCTGCAGATCGAGACGACGCCGGCGATGTGGAAGGTCCGGCAGATCTTCGAGGACCCCGAGGGTGATCAGGACTGGGGCATCGAGGCCGAGGTCGACCTCGAGGCCAGCGACGAGATCGGCGCCGCCGCCATCCGCATCATCGCCGTCGGCCCGCACTGA
- a CDS encoding nucleotidyl transferase AbiEii/AbiGii toxin family protein has product MSSNIDDFYRDVTTIALGVGEKHGFVLGGGVAWLVNGLVQRPTEDIDLFTDTAGAVGAAAGQVTDALTAAGYQVFREVADEMFEGMDEDLREYHVADGSRALRLTLTRLDRRRAPVVMDVGPVMHLDDLVASKVAALVNRREVRDYIDVAAALDRYPLARVIELARVLEPGLDDEDIADAGRYLDRLDDARFALYGLTPERVRALRERLAGWPR; this is encoded by the coding sequence GTGAGTTCGAACATCGACGACTTCTACCGTGACGTCACCACCATTGCTCTCGGGGTGGGTGAGAAGCACGGCTTTGTGCTCGGTGGCGGTGTCGCCTGGCTGGTCAACGGCCTCGTGCAGCGGCCCACCGAGGACATCGACCTCTTCACCGACACCGCCGGCGCGGTCGGGGCGGCCGCCGGGCAGGTCACCGACGCGTTGACCGCAGCGGGTTATCAGGTGTTCCGGGAGGTTGCCGACGAGATGTTCGAGGGCATGGACGAGGACCTGCGCGAATATCACGTGGCTGACGGTTCCCGGGCGCTGCGGCTGACCCTGACCCGCCTCGACCGGCGGCGGGCGCCCGTCGTCATGGACGTGGGGCCGGTCATGCACCTCGACGATCTGGTCGCGTCGAAGGTCGCCGCGCTGGTCAACCGGCGGGAGGTCCGGGACTACATCGATGTCGCCGCGGCGCTGGACCGTTATCCGCTCGCGCGGGTGATCGAGCTGGCGCGGGTTCTCGAGCCCGGTCTCGACGACGAGGACATCGCCGACGCGGGGCGTTATCTGGACCGGCTCGACGACGCCCGGTTCGCTCTCTACGGACTTACCCCGGAGCGGGTGCGGGCGTTGCGCGAGAGGCTTGCCGGCTGGCCGAGGTGA
- a CDS encoding nucleotidyltransferase domain-containing protein: protein MTLDVPAWAAEITVGYPLIFATVSGAHLYGFASVDSDLDLRASHLLPAAEVVGLRSGPETLQSGGWRDGVELDVVSHDLLKFARLLHSRNGYVLEQLLSPLVVVTSPVHSELKALAPGLITSHHAHHYLGFAATQEKLFARTGELKPALYTLRVLLTGIHLMRTGRLETDLGVLGAGLAYVPELIALKRSAEHGPFPAAARAALAQDIPRLRGALEEARDSSALPGQADPAAVEALHELVVRTRLSRR from the coding sequence ATGACACTGGACGTCCCTGCCTGGGCCGCGGAGATCACCGTCGGCTACCCCTTGATCTTCGCAACGGTGAGCGGCGCCCACCTGTACGGCTTCGCCTCCGTCGACTCGGACCTGGACCTGCGCGCGAGCCACCTCCTCCCGGCGGCCGAGGTGGTGGGCCTGCGCAGCGGCCCGGAGACCCTGCAATCCGGCGGCTGGCGCGACGGGGTCGAGCTGGATGTGGTCAGCCACGACCTGCTCAAATTCGCCCGGCTCCTGCACAGCCGCAACGGCTACGTCCTCGAACAGCTGCTGTCGCCGCTGGTCGTGGTGACCTCGCCGGTCCACTCGGAACTCAAAGCGCTGGCGCCCGGGCTCATCACCAGCCACCACGCCCACCACTACCTGGGCTTCGCCGCGACCCAGGAGAAGCTGTTTGCGCGGACCGGCGAGCTGAAGCCTGCGCTGTACACGCTGCGGGTCCTGCTCACCGGCATCCACCTGATGCGCACCGGCCGGCTGGAGACGGACCTCGGCGTGCTGGGCGCCGGCCTTGCCTATGTGCCGGAACTGATCGCGCTCAAGCGCTCGGCGGAACACGGGCCGTTCCCCGCCGCGGCCCGGGCGGCGCTGGCGCAGGACATTCCCCGGCTGCGGGGCGCTCTGGAGGAAGCTCGTGACTCGTCCGCGCTGCCGGGCCAGGCCGATCCCGCCGCTGTCGAGGCCCTGCACGAGCTTGTTGTTCGTACTCGGTTGAGTCGGCGATAG
- a CDS encoding nucleotidyltransferase domain-containing protein — MITLVTEHTILAVVVGSRAYGLAGPGSDHDRRGVYAAPTRMFWHLDKPPTHLDGPAEEQFSWEIERFCTLALQANPTVLEVLWSPLISSVTADGRELLAVRSAFLSQRVASSYGSYARDQLKRVAARRSKTGETNHKQAMHMIRLLLAGAHVLRTGEVLVDVSPLRSRLLAVRQGEVPWESVVAWADTLFEDLTAAAATTTLPPLPDRAAIDNLLHSVRERGLR, encoded by the coding sequence GTGATCACCCTCGTCACCGAGCACACGATCCTCGCGGTCGTGGTCGGCTCCCGCGCCTACGGCCTCGCCGGCCCGGGCTCCGACCACGACCGCCGCGGCGTGTACGCCGCACCCACCCGCATGTTCTGGCACCTCGACAAACCGCCGACCCACCTGGACGGCCCCGCCGAGGAACAGTTCTCCTGGGAGATCGAACGCTTCTGCACCCTCGCCCTGCAGGCCAACCCGACGGTGCTCGAGGTCCTCTGGTCCCCGCTGATCTCCTCCGTGACCGCCGACGGCCGCGAACTGCTGGCCGTCCGCAGCGCGTTCCTGTCCCAGCGCGTCGCCTCCTCCTACGGCTCCTACGCCCGTGACCAGCTCAAACGCGTCGCGGCCCGCCGTTCAAAAACGGGAGAGACCAACCACAAGCAGGCCATGCACATGATCCGGCTGCTGCTCGCGGGCGCGCACGTCCTGCGTACCGGAGAAGTGCTGGTCGATGTCTCTCCCCTGCGATCCCGGCTGCTGGCGGTCCGGCAGGGCGAGGTGCCGTGGGAGTCGGTGGTCGCCTGGGCGGACACCCTCTTCGAGGACCTGACCGCCGCCGCGGCCACCACCACCCTCCCCCCGCTCCCGGACCGGGCGGCGATCGACAACCTGCTTCACTCCGTACGGGAAAGGGGTCTGCGATGA
- the mgrA gene encoding L-glyceraldehyde 3-phosphate reductase has product MTYRRAGRSGLKLPAISLGLWHNFGDGRPWERQRDITRRAFDLGVTHFDLANNYGPPPGSAESNFGRILGTDFKHHRDELVVSTKAGYHMWNGPYGEWGSRKYLVSSLDQSLGRLGLDYVDIFYHHRPDPDTPLEETMSALDAIVRSGKALYVGISNYNSEQTAQAAAILQELGTPLLIHQPSYSILNRWIEKDHLLDTLEAVGAGCIAFSPLQQGLLTDRYLGGIPDDSRVRTSVFLNESDLDKGTMGRIHNLNDIAKRRGQSLAQLALAWALRDQRMTSLIIGASSVEQLETNIAALGNLELSSDELNEIDGTSLDL; this is encoded by the coding sequence ATGACCTACCGCCGCGCCGGGCGCAGCGGGCTGAAGCTCCCCGCCATCAGCCTCGGGCTCTGGCACAACTTCGGCGACGGCCGCCCCTGGGAACGCCAGCGCGACATCACCCGCCGCGCGTTCGACCTCGGCGTCACCCACTTCGATCTGGCCAACAACTACGGCCCGCCGCCCGGCAGCGCCGAGAGCAACTTCGGCCGCATCCTCGGCACCGACTTCAAGCACCACCGCGACGAGCTCGTCGTCTCCACCAAGGCCGGATACCACATGTGGAACGGCCCCTACGGCGAATGGGGCAGCCGGAAATACCTGGTCTCCAGCCTCGACCAGTCCCTCGGCCGCCTCGGCCTCGACTACGTCGACATCTTCTACCACCACCGCCCCGACCCGGACACCCCGCTCGAGGAGACGATGAGCGCCCTCGACGCGATCGTCCGCTCCGGCAAGGCCCTCTACGTCGGCATCAGCAACTACAACTCCGAGCAGACCGCGCAGGCCGCGGCCATCCTCCAGGAGCTCGGCACACCCCTGCTGATCCACCAGCCGTCGTACTCGATCCTCAACCGCTGGATCGAGAAGGACCACCTGCTCGACACGCTCGAGGCCGTCGGCGCCGGCTGCATCGCCTTCAGCCCGCTCCAGCAGGGCCTGCTCACCGACCGCTACCTCGGCGGCATCCCCGACGACTCCCGCGTCCGGACCAGCGTGTTCCTCAACGAGAGCGATCTCGACAAGGGAACCATGGGCCGTATCCACAACCTCAACGACATCGCGAAGCGCCGCGGCCAGTCCCTCGCCCAGCTCGCCCTCGCCTGGGCCCTGCGCGACCAGCGGATGACCAGCCTCATCATCGGCGCCAGCAGCGTCGAACAGCTCGAGACCAACATCGCCGCCCTCGGCAACCTCGAGCTCTCCTCCGACGAGCTGAATGAGATCGACGGCACCTCGCTCGACCTGTAG